The following DNA comes from Rosa rugosa chromosome 5, drRosRugo1.1, whole genome shotgun sequence.
GAGGGGTTGAAGCCTCTTGATTTGAGCTCAGCATGCTCTTGgcaaagggcacatggctcgcAGCAGAAGTTAACAAGACAATCACAACAAGGCTCCTCAGCCAAACCAAATTTCTTGCGCAATTTGTCTCTATACAAGCATGAGTACAGCCAATGGCACTGAACTGTCATCAACAACCCATACACTATGCTCTGGGCAAAGCATGCTAAAATATGGAAAATAGAAGCTCGAATCAGTATTTGCATGAACTCAAACCAACTTAGATTTCAGCATCCAACCCAGAACTGGTTGACAATACGTATCAGCCCCAAAATATAAATTGTAACTTGGAAGACAAGCTAGGGTTCACATTCCAACAAACTAACTAAATATTTAACCTTAAGGTCGCACTTACAAGTTCGTCCTTCGTCCACAGTTTCTGCAATTTGGCCAAAGGTGATGCATGGAAGAAAGCATGTTATGCAACCTACACCACAAGATCAAATATTTCAATTTTCACCCGTTGGGGTCACTTAGCTGAGCATGTGTAGAAATAAAACCAGCGAGAGAGGATATTCTTGAAGATATGCTTTTCTTCGAAATTAAAAACTAGTTTAGATGACTAAATAAATAACAGAGAAATCTTGCTTATATATGATCTTACATGTAGTAGCATCTGCTCCACAGTTACAAAGACCACCCATCCATTTGGACTGAAGGTCATAATGAACATTCATATCTGCTTGGTTTAAATCAATACTCATATTTCCACAATATGCAGAAAGAAGACTAGCTAGTATTTGTTAACTGCTGTTAATGAAGGAGTTCATAGATTGCCATTATATACTCCCATATCCCTGTGGGAAGTTCGCTTATGAAATTGACTAATTGTACTTGCTATGGTAGAGCAGGCATTTTCCTCAACTTATCGTTGTTTCTTCGAAAAGATTAATAACGTCAACCCACTGTTGACAACCAGAAAAGTCTTGAAGAAACGACACTGCCAAACAACCTAGCTTGTACAAGAAATTGATTCaaacagaaaaattaaattacagACAAATGACAACTGGATGCTAAATTGACTAATAAAAGGGAAACAGTGGTTTATTTACAAttaattgtttgtttattaGAAATTGATGAGTAGATCAAAACAAAATCATTCGGTGCTATATCATATATGGTATCATTTGATCATGACTGACCAAATAACGGTGACTGACCAAATAATATTTGGTCAGTAGGTGACCAGGTGATCATGACTGTCCTCATATTCAAGTGTAGAAATTTCGGTGTCTTTGAGGCATTTTATCAAGCACCTTATCTCCATATatattctataaaaaaaaacaaataacaaaacgCATGGAACTGCTTAGCAGTGCAGTTGGTGACCAGAAATTTGAGTGAAGTACGTGATTGCTTAATTTCATTGACACACCCTAAATTTTCCGGTGGATTGATCTACGAATTTAGTATTTGGTCGAGTGGATGTGCTTGTTTGCATACAATGCTCTAAGGAAAGAAATGAACAAATGAAA
Coding sequences within:
- the LOC133708010 gene encoding cell number regulator 7-like, which codes for MSIDLNQADMNVHYDLQSKWMGGLCNCGADATTCCITCFLPCITFGQIAETVDEGRTSCFAQSIVYGLLMTVQCHWLYSCLYRDKLRKKFGLAEEPCCDCLVNFCCEPCALCQEHAELKSRGFNPSKGWIGPPTSTPHMPPSMFK